CCCACCGCCAAACGCCTCACCGTGTGTGTCTCATCTCAGGTAGGCTGTGCCATGGCGTGTGATTTTTGTGCCACAGGAAAAGAAGGCTTCACCCGCAACCTCAAAGCCCATGAAATCATCGATCAAATTTTAACCGTCCAAGAAGACTTTAACCAAAGGGTTTCCAATGTCGTATTTATGGGCATGGGTGAACCCTTACTAAACCTTCCTGAAGTAGTAAAAGCCATCCAATCCATTAACCAAGACGTGGGTATTGGCGCCCGTAACCTCACCGTCTCCACCGTGGGCTTACCCCGTAAAATTTTAGATCTAGCCGAGCATAAACTACAAATTACCTTTGCCGTCAGTCTCCATGCCTCCAACCAAAAACTAAGACAAAGTTTAATCCCCAGTGCGGTGCATTATCCCCTCAGTCAACTACTCAACGACTGTAAAGAATATGTCAACATCACAGGAAGAAGAGTAACCTTCGAGTATGTCCTACTAGCAGGAGTCAACGACTTACCCGAACACGCCCACGAGTTAGCACGGCAAATCAGGGGTTTTCAAACCCATGTAAACCTAATTCCCTATAATCCCATTTCCGAAGCAGACTATCAGCGCCCTAGCCCCGAAAGAATTAAACAATTTACCCAGATACTAGAGCAACAAAAAATCGCCGTCAGCGTTCGTTATTCCCGTGGCTTAGAAGCCGATGCCGCCTGTGGACAATTGCGCAGTAACAAATCAAGGGTAAATACATAACCTCAGTTCGGGATAACAGTTGTCAGTATGGTTAGGTTGCAGGTTACAGGTTGCAGGTTACAGGTTTAAAATACGACCAGCCTTTGTTAGTTCCTTGATGGAACTAAGTATCAGAAAATTAATTAACATTACAGTTTTTGTAAATTTCTTAACCTGATACCTGACACCCGATACCTGGCACCTTTACAAGACTATAATTTGAAACTATTTACCCTTGTTTCAAACTAACCCATAATTTTGGGAACTCGGAAAAAGTCATCATCCCGAGAGGGGGCATTATCCAATAAACTCTCTCTATCTTCGTAGGTCGTTTGTGCATCAGAGCGCATAATATTACTAACATCGATCGCCCTTGTAGTGGGTTCTACTTCACTGGTATCTAATTCACTTAATTGATCAAAATATCCAAGGATAGCATTTAACTGATTACCAAACTCCTGCTCCTCTTGTTCAGTAATATCTAAACGGGCTAAATTAGCCACCTTTTTAACTTCTTCTTGACTAATACTCATAAACAATAACTAATAAAAAATAACAAAAACCCTCATTATAATAACAGGGTTAATCACTTATATTTCAAGTCCCCCAGCATTGGGGGATTTAGGGGGCTAAAATTATCAATTATTAAAAGAATACATCCATTTCAGATCTACCAGTGGTTTTGAGCCAATTTTGAGCCTCTAGGTAACTATTCGGGGAAATTCTGAT
The sequence above is a segment of the Cyanobacterium stanieri PCC 7202 genome. Coding sequences within it:
- a CDS encoding aspartyl/glutamyl-tRNA(Asn/Gln) amidotransferase subunit C (PFAM: Glu-tRNAGln amidotransferase C subunit~TIGRFAM: aspartyl/glutamyl-tRNA(Asn/Gln) amidotransferase, C subunit~COGs: COG0721 Asp-tRNAAsn/Glu-tRNAGln amidotransferase C subunit~InterPro IPR003837~KEGG: syp:SYNPCC7002_A1565 glutamyl-tRNA (Gln) amidotransferase chain C~PFAM: Glu-tRNAGln amidotransferase C subunit~SPTR: Aspartyl/glutamyl-tRNA(Asn/Gln) amidotransferase subunit C;~TIGRFAM: glutamyl-tRNA(Gln) amidotransferase, C subunit), translating into MSISQEEVKKVANLARLDITEQEEQEFGNQLNAILGYFDQLSELDTSEVEPTTRAIDVSNIMRSDAQTTYEDRESLLDNAPSRDDDFFRVPKIMG
- a CDS encoding 23S rRNA m(2)A-2503 methyltransferase (PFAM: Radical SAM superfamily~TIGRFAM: 23S rRNA m2A2503 methyltransferase~COGs: COG0820 Fe-S-cluster redox enzyme~InterPro IPR007197:IPR004383~KEGG: mar:MAE_12550 hypothetical protein~PFAM: Radical SAM domain protein~SPTR: Ribosomal RNA large subunit methyltransferase N;~TIGRFAM: radical SAM enzyme, Cfr family); the encoded protein is MTEVLLGKSLPELTDWVQQQGQPSYRGKQLYQWLYQKGARSLLDITVFPKQWREQNQEQEIGRSHIDYYNTAPDGTRKYLLKLKDGLIVETVGIPTAKRLTVCVSSQVGCAMACDFCATGKEGFTRNLKAHEIIDQILTVQEDFNQRVSNVVFMGMGEPLLNLPEVVKAIQSINQDVGIGARNLTVSTVGLPRKILDLAEHKLQITFAVSLHASNQKLRQSLIPSAVHYPLSQLLNDCKEYVNITGRRVTFEYVLLAGVNDLPEHAHELARQIRGFQTHVNLIPYNPISEADYQRPSPERIKQFTQILEQQKIAVSVRYSRGLEADAACGQLRSNKSRVNT